CTTCATGAGCACTACTCGCAAGCACACCGCCCTGCCCAAGGCCAGGATCCTCATCGAAGCACTGCCCTGGCTGACCCGTCACAACGGCAAGGTCGTCGTCATCAAGTTCGGCGGAAACGCCATGGTGAACGACGAGTTGAAGGACGCCTTCGCCCAGGACGTCGTCTTCCTGCGCCAGGCCGGCCTCAAGCCCGTCGTCGTGCACGGCGGTGGCCCGCAGATCAGCGCCGCCCTCGACCGGCACGGCATCATCAGCGAGTTCAAGGCGGGCCTCAGGGTCACCACCGAGGACGCCATGGACGTCGTACGCATGGTGCTGGCCGGGCAGGTCCAGCGGGAGCTGGTCGGGCTGCTGAACCAGCACGGGCCGCTCGCCGTCGGGCTGACGGGCGAGGACGCGCACACCATCACCGCCACCAAGCATCTGCCCGAGATCGACGGGGAGTTGGTCGACATCGGGCGGGTGGGCGA
The DNA window shown above is from Streptomyces sp. NBC_01451 and carries:
- the argB gene encoding acetylglutamate kinase, translating into MSTTRKHTALPKARILIEALPWLTRHNGKVVVIKFGGNAMVNDELKDAFAQDVVFLRQAGLKPVVVHGGGPQISAALDRHGIISEFKAGLRVTTEDAMDVVRMVLAGQVQRELVGLLNQHGPLAVGLTGEDAHTITATKHLPEIDGELVDIGRVGEITAIDTGAIEALLADGRIPVVSSIARSQDDGHVYNVNADTAAAALAAALGAETLMVLTDVEGLYEDWPNSDEVISRLTASQLEKLLPELSSGMVPKMEGCLHAVRNGVNTARVIDGRVQHSILLEIFTDEGIGTMVVPDAEEEGDAA